One genomic segment of Terrihabitans soli includes these proteins:
- a CDS encoding polyprenyl synthetase family protein: protein MLDLFGEKTLPGEILRPARVTDSMTYAALAGGKRLRPFLVIETAKLFGKEGEGVLRAAAAIECVHCYSLVHDDLPAMDNDDMRRGKPTTHKKYDEATAILAGDALLTYAFDILADEPTSADPLVRVSLVKTLARASGLGGMVGGQLLDLEAEGRFHPDGKPLQLDDKQILRLQAMKTGALLMAGVDMGAIIGGASKAEREQLGRYGRALGQAFQIADDLLDEEADAATVGKATGKDAAMGKGTLVRLWGKDAARKRLGDLVHEAEGALEGFGEKAATLREAARFVANRDR, encoded by the coding sequence ATGCTGGACCTGTTTGGCGAAAAGACTCTTCCGGGCGAGATTCTCCGCCCGGCGCGCGTCACTGACAGCATGACCTATGCGGCGCTGGCCGGCGGCAAGAGGCTGAGGCCCTTCCTTGTTATAGAGACGGCCAAGCTGTTCGGCAAAGAGGGTGAGGGCGTCCTGCGCGCCGCCGCCGCCATCGAATGCGTACATTGCTACAGCCTCGTCCATGACGATCTGCCGGCGATGGACAATGACGATATGCGCCGCGGCAAACCGACGACGCACAAGAAATATGATGAAGCGACGGCGATCCTCGCCGGCGATGCGCTTCTGACCTACGCCTTCGACATTCTCGCCGACGAGCCGACCTCGGCCGATCCTCTGGTCCGCGTGTCGCTGGTCAAAACGCTCGCCCGCGCCTCAGGCCTCGGCGGCATGGTCGGCGGTCAGCTTCTCGATCTCGAGGCCGAAGGCCGCTTCCATCCGGACGGCAAGCCGCTTCAGCTCGACGACAAGCAGATCCTGCGTCTTCAGGCGATGAAGACCGGCGCGCTGCTGATGGCGGGTGTCGATATGGGCGCGATCATCGGCGGCGCCAGCAAAGCCGAACGCGAACAGCTCGGCCGCTATGGTCGCGCACTCGGCCAGGCTTTCCAGATCGCTGACGACCTGTTGGACGAAGAGGCCGATGCCGCGACGGTCGGCAAAGCGACCGGCAAAGACGCGGCGATGGGCAAGGGCACGCTTGTGCGGCTCTGGGGCAAGGACGCAGCGAGGAAGCGCCTCGGCGATCTCGTCCATGAAGCCGAAGGCGCGCTTGAGGGCTTCGGCGAAAAGGCGGCAACGCTGCGCGAAGCCGCGCGTTTCGTCGCCAACAGAGACCGGTAA
- a CDS encoding MMPL family transporter, whose product MRKLGERILLTTATLCARRPWLVIGVSAAITVLAGWYSTKLGVDTSTDNVLAHSLPFKQHDAEYRKDFPKKESSLVIIDGPTGADADSAADNLAVRLKARPELFSDVEVPGTAEFFTNNGLLYLAPDKLQNLLGQITGAKDLLTSFARDPSLRGVADTVSDQASSRNSEQATRLYTQLGETATARANDEEQTVDWVSVLNFERPGSRPGTRRFVLAKPLLDNTSLDRAGPALNALNEEIKGVLEEETQGIKVQVTGDPSLRQQELNDAFKGAVAASSLSFILVALSLIIGIRSGRLIVTLLIVLVIGGVWTTGLAALFVGNLNLISIAFMVLFFGLGVDFGTHMGLRFLEERKNGLPFEGALKASMMEEAPSIGLSTLCAALAFLSFVPTTYTGLAEFGIISALGMVVAFVVTFTLQPALMSVMPPKVPKWGSYNIGVGAFIKRHHMAILVVSALVTVGALYAAKDARVDVNPLNLQDPKAPPVVAYRDLAKDPATSPYSLNVVAADQADAAARIKKLEVIPGVKKVATANDFLPQDQEPKIQAIERAARTLGPAFMTGEPRPAPNDAQLRQAFASILAASERAADTAPEGSDLKTAAEAFRDGMKEFAEKKGSEPEALQVLQEAFVGSQTDIVDGLRSRLSPKVVTLADLPAEVRDDWVTANGRLRLQIQPDSDIGSPEALEDFANKISAVEPTATGVPASITGAGNAIQWSFAEAIVYTVIAIALIVAFLRRRLSDVLLILAPLAVASIWTVGAAALLDLPFNFANVIVIPLLIGLGVAGSVHIVVRARELAHENKGKKLKDRLDVLDTSTSLAVLVAQLNTVAAFATLAISHHQGLYSMGLLLGLSILLVVIVCLVVLPAGMIALHRPGVIAEELEAAPVKASRKKKA is encoded by the coding sequence ATGCGGAAATTGGGCGAGCGCATTCTTTTGACCACCGCGACGCTGTGCGCGCGGCGGCCCTGGCTCGTTATTGGCGTCAGCGCGGCCATCACGGTGCTCGCCGGCTGGTATTCGACCAAGCTCGGGGTCGATACCTCGACCGACAACGTCCTGGCCCATTCCCTGCCCTTCAAGCAGCATGACGCCGAATACCGGAAGGACTTTCCCAAGAAAGAAAGCTCCCTCGTCATCATCGACGGCCCCACAGGGGCCGATGCCGACAGCGCAGCCGACAATCTTGCGGTCCGCCTGAAGGCCCGCCCGGAGCTGTTCTCCGACGTCGAAGTACCTGGAACTGCAGAGTTTTTTACCAATAACGGCCTTCTGTACCTCGCCCCCGACAAGCTCCAGAACCTGCTCGGCCAGATCACCGGCGCGAAGGATCTCCTGACCTCCTTTGCCCGCGACCCCAGCCTTAGGGGCGTTGCCGATACCGTCTCGGACCAGGCCTCGTCCCGGAACAGCGAACAGGCGACCCGCCTCTACACCCAGCTCGGCGAGACGGCCACGGCCCGGGCCAATGACGAGGAACAGACGGTCGACTGGGTCTCGGTCCTCAATTTCGAGCGCCCCGGATCGCGGCCGGGCACCCGCCGTTTCGTCCTCGCCAAGCCCCTCCTCGACAACACCTCGCTCGACCGCGCCGGCCCCGCCCTCAACGCGCTCAACGAAGAGATCAAAGGAGTGCTCGAGGAAGAAACCCAGGGCATCAAGGTGCAGGTCACGGGCGATCCGTCGCTGCGCCAGCAGGAACTGAACGATGCCTTCAAGGGCGCGGTCGCCGCGTCCAGCCTGTCCTTCATTCTCGTCGCGCTCAGCCTCATCATCGGCATCCGTTCGGGCCGGCTGATCGTGACGCTCCTCATCGTGCTCGTGATCGGCGGCGTCTGGACGACGGGGCTTGCTGCTCTTTTCGTCGGCAATCTCAATCTCATCTCGATCGCCTTCATGGTGCTGTTCTTCGGCCTCGGCGTCGACTTCGGCACGCATATGGGCCTTCGCTTCCTCGAAGAACGCAAAAACGGCTTGCCCTTTGAGGGTGCGCTGAAGGCGTCGATGATGGAGGAAGCGCCCTCCATCGGTCTCTCGACGCTGTGCGCGGCGCTCGCCTTCCTGTCCTTCGTGCCGACGACCTATACCGGCCTTGCCGAGTTCGGCATCATTTCGGCGCTCGGCATGGTCGTCGCGTTTGTCGTGACGTTCACGCTGCAGCCGGCGCTGATGTCCGTCATGCCGCCGAAAGTGCCGAAATGGGGTAGTTACAATATCGGCGTCGGCGCCTTCATCAAGCGTCACCATATGGCGATCCTCGTCGTCTCCGCTCTCGTCACGGTCGGCGCGCTTTATGCGGCGAAGGATGCCCGGGTCGACGTAAACCCCCTTAATTTGCAGGATCCGAAGGCGCCGCCGGTCGTCGCCTATCGCGATCTTGCCAAGGATCCGGCGACCTCGCCCTATTCGCTGAATGTCGTCGCCGCCGATCAGGCCGATGCCGCGGCGCGCATCAAAAAGCTCGAAGTCATTCCCGGCGTGAAGAAGGTCGCGACCGCAAACGATTTCCTGCCCCAGGATCAGGAACCGAAGATTCAGGCGATCGAGCGTGCGGCCCGCACACTCGGCCCGGCCTTCATGACGGGTGAACCGCGCCCGGCACCGAACGATGCGCAACTGCGCCAGGCGTTCGCGAGCATCCTTGCCGCATCCGAACGCGCCGCCGACACCGCGCCCGAAGGCTCTGATCTCAAGACCGCGGCGGAAGCCTTCCGCGACGGCATGAAAGAGTTCGCGGAGAAGAAGGGCAGCGAGCCGGAAGCTCTGCAGGTCCTGCAGGAAGCTTTTGTCGGCTCGCAGACCGACATCGTCGACGGCCTGCGCTCGCGCCTGTCGCCGAAAGTCGTGACGCTCGCCGACCTCCCGGCGGAAGTGCGCGACGACTGGGTAACGGCCAATGGCCGCCTGCGTCTTCAGATTCAGCCGGACAGCGATATCGGCTCGCCGGAAGCTCTTGAAGACTTCGCCAACAAAATCTCCGCCGTCGAGCCGACGGCGACCGGCGTTCCGGCCAGCATCACAGGCGCGGGCAATGCCATTCAGTGGTCGTTCGCCGAAGCGATCGTTTACACCGTCATCGCGATCGCGCTCATCGTCGCCTTCCTGCGGCGCCGGCTGTCCGATGTGCTCCTGATCCTTGCCCCGCTCGCGGTCGCCTCGATCTGGACGGTGGGTGCCGCGGCCCTGCTCGACCTGCCCTTTAACTTTGCCAACGTTATCGTCATCCCGCTGCTGATCGGCCTCGGTGTCGCGGGCAGCGTGCATATCGTCGTCCGTGCACGCGAATTGGCCCATGAAAACAAAGGCAAAAAGCTGAAAGACCGGCTCGACGTCCTCGATACGTCGACCTCTCTGGCGGTTCTGGTGGCCCAGCTGAACACGGTTGCAGCCTTCGCCACACTCGCCATTTCCCACCATCAGGGGCTATACAGCATGGGTCTTCTGCTGGGGCTCTCGATCCTTCTTGTGGTGATCGTCTGTCTCGTCGTGCTGCCTGCGGGCATGATCGCCCTGCACCGGCCCGGCGTGATTGCAGAAGAGCTGGAAGCCGCGCCCGTCAAAGCTTCCCGTAAAAAGAAAGCGTAA
- a CDS encoding NAD-dependent epimerase/dehydratase family protein: MAKVLVTGGCGFVGRHLVEELARRGDEVRVIDICEPPRFADGVEYRRTSILDPAGVEDALDGIDRLYHIAGIAHLWTSKRKNFDDINRRGAETVIGAAIRKGTPRIVHCSTESILLPRRRNGHAVSEDHVLPLKDLPGPYTRSKYLGEQAALQAARAGADLVVVNPTVPVGAGDANMTPPAMMMALFLKGGTPFFLDCMLNLVDVRDVAQGIVLAGDKGRAGERYILGGENVALRELLKLLERESGRKMPKRTIPGSIALTAGIVGDLISRVTKKEPPATREGVLLALRSAPFDSSKARRELGYEPRPVEEALREEMAWLIDRHAPTNKSDGKRELPSFRHEAGVKSQN, translated from the coding sequence ATGGCAAAAGTTCTGGTGACCGGCGGCTGCGGATTTGTAGGCCGCCATCTCGTGGAAGAACTCGCCCGGCGCGGCGACGAAGTCCGCGTCATCGATATCTGCGAGCCGCCGCGCTTTGCCGACGGCGTCGAATACCGCCGCACGTCGATCCTCGATCCGGCCGGCGTCGAAGACGCGCTCGACGGGATCGATCGTCTGTACCACATCGCCGGCATCGCCCATCTGTGGACCTCAAAGCGCAAGAATTTCGACGACATCAACCGCCGCGGCGCCGAGACCGTGATCGGCGCGGCGATCCGCAAGGGCACGCCGCGTATCGTCCATTGCTCGACGGAATCGATCCTTCTGCCGCGCCGCCGTAACGGCCATGCGGTCAGCGAAGATCACGTCCTGCCGCTGAAGGATCTGCCCGGCCCCTATACGCGCTCGAAATATCTCGGCGAGCAGGCAGCCTTGCAGGCGGCGCGCGCCGGCGCCGATCTCGTCGTCGTCAATCCGACCGTTCCGGTCGGCGCGGGCGATGCGAACATGACGCCGCCGGCGATGATGATGGCGCTGTTCCTGAAGGGCGGCACGCCCTTCTTCCTCGATTGCATGCTCAATCTCGTCGATGTGCGCGATGTGGCGCAGGGCATTGTGCTGGCGGGCGACAAAGGCCGCGCCGGGGAACGCTATATTCTCGGCGGCGAGAACGTCGCTTTGCGCGAGCTGCTGAAACTCCTCGAACGGGAGTCCGGACGCAAAATGCCAAAGCGCACGATCCCGGGCAGCATTGCACTGACCGCCGGAATTGTGGGCGATCTTATTTCCCGGGTGACCAAGAAAGAGCCGCCGGCGACGCGCGAAGGCGTGCTCCTTGCTCTGCGCTCCGCGCCCTTCGACAGTTCGAAGGCCCGCCGCGAGCTCGGCTATGAGCCGCGCCCGGTCGAGGAGGCGCTGCGTGAGGAAATGGCCTGGCTCATCGACCGGCACGCCCCGACGAATAAAAGCGACGGTAAACGCGAGCTGCCAAGCTTTCGACATGAAGCCGGGGTTAAGTCGCAGAACTAG
- a CDS encoding DUF2141 domain-containing protein produces MKRFLFAFGVFLLAAQAASAQTAGSTATVIITVHGVEVGKGSVSVGICDTGLGGDHCPVGGKQDSTAETLEFVFQNIPAGSYAFGSHQDVNKNGQRDENFLGMPKEPVALSNNALEKMIPTFADAQVAVLAGQENRIDMQLQMYGAKKAKSANAQ; encoded by the coding sequence ATGAAGCGGTTTCTCTTCGCCTTCGGCGTCTTCTTGCTGGCTGCCCAGGCCGCATCGGCTCAGACTGCGGGCTCGACCGCGACGGTTATTATTACCGTCCATGGCGTCGAGGTCGGCAAAGGCTCGGTCAGCGTCGGCATCTGCGATACCGGCCTTGGCGGCGATCACTGCCCCGTCGGCGGCAAACAGGATTCGACGGCCGAGACCCTCGAATTCGTCTTCCAGAACATTCCGGCCGGCTCTTACGCTTTCGGCAGCCACCAGGACGTCAACAAGAACGGCCAGCGTGACGAGAACTTCCTTGGAATGCCCAAGGAGCCGGTCGCTCTCAGCAACAACGCTCTGGAAAAGATGATCCCAACCTTCGCCGATGCCCAGGTCGCCGTACTCGCGGGGCAGGAGAATCGGATCGATATGCAGCTTCAGATGTATGGAGCGAAGAAGGCTAAATCGGCCAACGCTCAGTAA
- the hpnH gene encoding adenosyl-hopene transferase HpnH: MGIPLKQIIDVGSYIVKKELSGTKRYPLVLMMEPLFRCNLACAGCGKIDYPDEILNKRISYEDAMDAVDECGAPVVVIAGGEPLIHKELPQIVRGIMAKKKYAIVCTNAILLEKKMDEYEPSPYFTWSIHLDGDKEMHDKSVCRNGIYDKAVAALKEAKRRGFRVTINCTFFQNADPERVATFFDEVTALGVDGMTVSPGYAYERAPDQKHFLNRQTTKNIFRTVFAKAKGKGWQFNQSTMFLDFLAGNQSYSCTPWGNPTRTVFGWQKPCYLLGEGYAKTFKELMEDTNWDNYGVGNYEKCADCMVHSGFEASAVRDTIRRPWKAAMVSLFGIKTTGPMAPEIPLTNQRPAEYVFSRNVAQQLETIKTNNKSTSVDDEDHQDLMRTPDPVTGKPSVPTSNVSSAA, encoded by the coding sequence GTGGGCATCCCGCTGAAACAGATCATCGACGTCGGCAGCTATATCGTAAAGAAAGAGCTGTCCGGCACCAAGCGCTACCCCCTCGTGCTGATGATGGAGCCCCTGTTCCGCTGCAATCTTGCATGCGCGGGCTGCGGCAAGATCGATTATCCCGATGAGATTCTGAACAAGCGCATCTCCTATGAAGATGCGATGGACGCGGTCGACGAATGCGGTGCGCCGGTCGTCGTGATCGCCGGCGGCGAGCCGCTGATCCACAAAGAGCTTCCGCAGATCGTGCGCGGCATCATGGCGAAGAAGAAATACGCCATCGTCTGCACCAACGCGATCCTGCTCGAAAAGAAGATGGATGAATACGAGCCGAGCCCGTACTTCACCTGGTCGATCCATCTCGATGGCGACAAGGAAATGCACGACAAGTCGGTGTGCCGTAACGGCATCTACGACAAGGCCGTGGCTGCGCTCAAAGAAGCCAAGCGCCGCGGCTTCCGCGTCACCATCAACTGCACCTTCTTCCAGAATGCCGATCCGGAGCGTGTTGCGACCTTCTTCGACGAAGTGACCGCGCTCGGCGTCGACGGCATGACGGTGTCGCCCGGCTACGCTTACGAGCGCGCGCCGGACCAGAAGCACTTCCTGAACCGCCAGACGACGAAGAACATCTTCCGCACGGTCTTCGCGAAGGCCAAGGGCAAAGGCTGGCAGTTCAACCAGTCGACCATGTTCCTCGACTTTCTCGCGGGCAATCAGAGCTATTCGTGCACGCCGTGGGGCAATCCGACCCGCACCGTATTCGGCTGGCAGAAGCCCTGCTACCTCCTCGGCGAAGGCTATGCAAAGACCTTCAAGGAGCTGATGGAAGACACGAACTGGGACAATTACGGCGTCGGCAATTACGAAAAGTGCGCCGACTGCATGGTCCATTCGGGCTTCGAAGCGTCGGCCGTGCGCGACACGATCCGCCGTCCGTGGAAGGCGGCGATGGTCTCGCTGTTCGGCATCAAGACGACCGGCCCGATGGCGCCGGAAATCCCGCTGACCAATCAGCGTCCCGCCGAATACGTCTTCTCGCGCAACGTCGCGCAGCAGCTTGAGACGATCAAGACGAACAACAAGTCGACCTCGGTCGACGACGAGGACCATCAGGATCTGATGCGCACGCCCGATCCGGTCACGGGCAAGCCGTCGGTTCCGACCTCGAACGTGTCGTCCGCCGCCTAA
- a CDS encoding GIY-YIG nuclease family protein, which translates to MLTSKENAFLRSQRLTPNDVYDGRGESQLERGEHAKAAGKSIVLAAACMRGHRLRTLHGHCVQCDISKLADQKRFSTAGLVYIAGSLSKELIRIGFSTDPDQRDSKLLFQSYGGAADWALLYSANVDDAGRIEDMARRRLKAFRATAEEIGEGAEEATDLLKTTFTRAHRALADAIGAGRCDKVFRARNRAKYDFAK; encoded by the coding sequence ATGCTGACGTCGAAAGAGAACGCGTTCTTGCGATCGCAGCGGCTGACGCCCAACGACGTCTACGACGGGCGAGGGGAATCGCAACTCGAACGTGGCGAGCACGCCAAAGCGGCAGGCAAATCCATTGTATTGGCAGCGGCTTGCATGCGTGGACACCGTCTCCGCACGCTGCATGGACATTGCGTGCAGTGCGATATCTCAAAGCTTGCCGATCAGAAGCGATTTTCGACGGCCGGTCTCGTCTACATCGCAGGCTCGCTGTCCAAAGAGCTGATCCGCATCGGCTTTTCGACCGATCCCGATCAGCGGGACAGCAAATTGCTGTTTCAATCCTATGGCGGGGCGGCGGACTGGGCGCTGCTCTATTCGGCCAATGTCGACGATGCGGGCCGGATAGAGGACATGGCGCGGCGGCGGCTGAAAGCGTTTCGCGCCACCGCTGAAGAGATCGGCGAGGGCGCCGAGGAAGCAACCGACCTCCTCAAGACGACCTTCACCCGCGCCCACAGGGCGCTGGCGGACGCGATCGGCGCCGGTCGCTGCGACAAGGTCTTCCGGGCCCGCAACCGCGCCAAATACGATTTCGCCAAATAA
- a CDS encoding phosphorylase, with the protein MPVLVVTGVAREAKLAAGPGVVTVCSGGSPERLRTLLARQDPRGITAVISFGIAGGLNPALETGHVVVADAIISPDFRRMTDRSLADALIRALSEVARVKLLRATVAGAEIALVDPRSKSAARAQTGAAVVDMESHIASDYADAHELPFGAVRVVCDPASDSLPPLVNEALNEDGSISYKGVFRSLSREPEQILDLLKLARTSHTAFGVLGRAGKVLKAAFAKA; encoded by the coding sequence ATGCCCGTGCTGGTCGTTACCGGCGTCGCCCGCGAAGCAAAGCTCGCGGCCGGACCCGGCGTTGTGACGGTCTGCAGCGGCGGCTCGCCGGAGCGTCTGCGGACGCTCCTGGCGCGTCAGGACCCGAGGGGCATCACCGCCGTCATCAGCTTCGGCATTGCCGGTGGCCTCAACCCCGCGCTCGAGACCGGCCATGTCGTCGTGGCCGATGCGATCATCTCTCCCGATTTCCGCCGGATGACCGACCGCTCGCTGGCCGATGCCCTGATCCGGGCGCTGTCGGAAGTCGCCCGTGTAAAGCTGCTCCGTGCGACCGTTGCCGGCGCCGAAATCGCGCTCGTCGATCCCCGATCAAAAAGCGCGGCCCGCGCCCAGACGGGCGCGGCCGTCGTCGATATGGAATCGCATATCGCCTCCGACTACGCGGACGCGCATGAGCTGCCGTTCGGCGCGGTGCGCGTCGTCTGCGATCCGGCCTCGGATAGCCTGCCGCCGCTCGTCAATGAAGCGCTGAACGAGGACGGCTCGATCTCCTACAAAGGCGTCTTCCGCAGCCTCAGCCGCGAGCCCGAACAGATCCTTGATCTTCTGAAGCTTGCCCGTACCTCGCACACCGCCTTCGGCGTTCTCGGGCGGGCCGGCAAAGTGCTGAAAGCCGCCTTCGCCAAGGCGTGA